From Humibacter ginsenosidimutans, a single genomic window includes:
- the scpB gene encoding SMC-Scp complex subunit ScpB has translation MDDAGEENAQQVDAETESATADDFDLETPPEPGDEAAQEREAKTVYDVPRAIEAVLMIADQPLSLVTLATSVGAPVAAVRQAIDALVEDYDGLGDGPRRGFELREVGGGWRLYVREEFDRLVADFVSEQAPAKLSQAALETLAVIAYRQPITRGAIASIRAVNVDSVVRTLVSRGLITELFSDAETGAINYGTTDLLLEQLGINAIEELPLISPLLADGAEGFDGDVR, from the coding sequence ATGGATGATGCAGGCGAGGAGAACGCACAGCAGGTGGATGCCGAGACAGAGTCGGCGACGGCCGACGACTTCGACCTGGAGACCCCGCCGGAACCCGGCGACGAGGCCGCGCAAGAACGCGAGGCGAAGACCGTCTACGACGTGCCTAGAGCGATCGAGGCCGTGCTCATGATCGCCGACCAGCCACTGTCGCTCGTGACACTCGCGACGTCGGTCGGGGCGCCGGTCGCCGCAGTGCGTCAGGCGATCGACGCTCTCGTGGAGGACTACGACGGCCTGGGCGACGGTCCCCGTCGGGGCTTCGAGCTGCGCGAGGTCGGCGGCGGGTGGCGCCTGTACGTGCGGGAGGAGTTCGATCGGCTCGTCGCCGACTTCGTCAGCGAACAGGCCCCGGCGAAGCTGTCGCAGGCGGCGCTCGAGACGCTCGCCGTGATCGCGTACCGGCAGCCGATCACCCGCGGTGCCATCGCGTCGATCCGCGCGGTCAACGTGGACTCCGTGGTGCGCACCCTCGTCTCGCGCGGGCTCATCACCGAACTGTTCTCCGACGCCGAGACCGGCGCCATCAACTACGGCACCACCGATCTGCTGCTCGAGCAGCTCGGCATCAACGCGATCGAGGAGCTTCCGCTCATCTCGCCGCTGCTGGCCGACGGTGCGGAAGGATTCGACGGCGATGTGCGCTGA